One Solanum lycopersicum chromosome 2, SLM_r2.1 genomic region harbors:
- the LOC101250768 gene encoding uncharacterized protein — protein MASAGKSLIQTVKRYLKKPWEITGPQSSPEYVSAVPKATEYRVTCPATAQAQAIIPTSNPDTVYDIKYFSRDQRRNRPPIRRTVLKKDDVEKMMKEKTFSIDGFPKPYLTAKVEEDYNAIGGGYQK, from the coding sequence ATGGCGTCGGCAGGCAAATCGCTGATTCAAACTGTAAAACGCTACTTGAAGAAGCCATGGGAGATCACAGGACCTCAATCGAGTCCAGAATATGTATCCGCCGTACCAAAAGCTACAGAGTACAGAGTTACCTGCCCTGCTACAGCACAAGCTCAAGCTATAATCCCCACCTCAAATCCCGATACGGTATACGATATCAAGTACTTCTCTCGTGACCAGCGGCGTAATCGTCCTCCTATAAGGCGCACTGTTCTTAAAAAAGATGATGTTGAGAAGATGATGAAGGAGAAGACATTTAGTATTGATGGTTTTCCGAAACCCTACTTGACTGCTAAAGTTGAGGAAGATTATAATGCTATTGGTGGTGGATACCAGAAATGA
- the LOC138341755 gene encoding uncharacterized protein isoform X2, protein MVKIMVARTKQEGAGCQANDERQTLGHCGSCWSCCGAAESLSDCFCIHFGWNISVAANDIVGNTLLVLLRKYIFSIYCSKPQGFSKLQVIEELDL, encoded by the exons ATGGTGAAGATCATGGTGGCGAGGACAAAACAAGAAGGAGCTGGTTGTCAGGCAAATGATGAGAGACAGACATTG GGACATTGTGGTTCTTGTTGGTCTTGTTGTGGTGCTGCTGAGTCGTTGTCTGATTGTTTCTGTATTCATTTTGGCTGG AATATCTCTGTGGCAGCAAATGATATCGTAGGAAATACACTTCTTGTACTTCTGAGGAAATACATCTTTTCTATATATT GTTCAAAACCTCAAGGTTTTTCTAAGTTACAAGTGATTGAGGAATTGGACCTGTGA
- the LOC138341755 gene encoding uncharacterized protein isoform X1, whose product MVKIMVARTKQEGAGCQANDERQTLGHCGSCWSCCGAAESLSDCFCIHFGWNISVAANDIVGNTLLVLLRKYIFSIYFSYSVSKMRGSSMLKLLICRFKTSRFF is encoded by the exons ATGGTGAAGATCATGGTGGCGAGGACAAAACAAGAAGGAGCTGGTTGTCAGGCAAATGATGAGAGACAGACATTG GGACATTGTGGTTCTTGTTGGTCTTGTTGTGGTGCTGCTGAGTCGTTGTCTGATTGTTTCTGTATTCATTTTGGCTGG AATATCTCTGTGGCAGCAAATGATATCGTAGGAAATACACTTCTTGTACTTCTGAGGAAATACATCTTTTCTATATATT tTTCCTACAGTGTGTCAAAGATGAGAGGAAGCTCAATGCTGAAATTGTTGATCTGCAGGTTCAAAACCTCAAGGTTTTTCTAA
- the LOC138341755 gene encoding uncharacterized protein isoform X3 has protein sequence MVKIMVARTKQEGAGCQANDERQTLGHCGSCWSCCGAAESLSDCFCIHFGWNISVAANDIVGNTLLVLLRKYIFSIYLCQR, from the exons ATGGTGAAGATCATGGTGGCGAGGACAAAACAAGAAGGAGCTGGTTGTCAGGCAAATGATGAGAGACAGACATTG GGACATTGTGGTTCTTGTTGGTCTTGTTGTGGTGCTGCTGAGTCGTTGTCTGATTGTTTCTGTATTCATTTTGGCTGG AATATCTCTGTGGCAGCAAATGATATCGTAGGAAATACACTTCTTGTACTTCTGAGGAAATACATCTTTTCTATATATT TGTGTCAAAGATGA